The following are encoded in a window of Gopherus flavomarginatus isolate rGopFla2 chromosome 10, rGopFla2.mat.asm, whole genome shotgun sequence genomic DNA:
- the COBLL1 gene encoding cordon-bleu protein-like 1 isoform X1 yields the protein MEQKENITDKDIELSVVLPGDVIKSTIVNGSKPMMDLLIFLCAQYHLNPSSYTIDLISAEKRQIKFKPNTPIGMLEVDKVILKPKHMDKKKPTPIMPEQTIRVVVNYKRTQKTVMRVSPHEPLQEFIPIICSKCEFDPLHTVLLKNYQSQEPLDVTKSLNDLGLRELYAMDVNKATSAANFNLSSLRDSCQISQNPDTLKERENKGFFSFFQRSKKKREQTASAPATPLMSKPRPTFINRSNTISKQYDSNTLPSEMPKKRRAPLPPMPASQSVPQDLEHTQVRHTPSCVVKSSSVDDNEQGQLRLGIVRTGSLQLSGTSSVNSSLRRTKRKAPSPPSRIPQDQSDNSKRTVSESAESTPVESIVEERDTEVLFPTGNKVDITRAAVPSCASRCLDATNHEQNTLQQVTDETNLTGNTGCPDATEMPSKSGICSEYILDEISEKEEKNIQHKEESESADTFLTTQEISASFISIDVPLDIEKNDSASSSSIPGSGSVDNFQSSREEKQENMSTDGKGPHSKIDGEQITFENDEKLGILDPNKIYDHSGTRFLLATTGEKENLCKMGEINTADVREKNKLEVDKLSNSQEYNNDISTNQDDNPQVNLGIQVWKLNQTNMEIVKTQDVAIQTTPSDNRFGRTTLSEMIVLQDCESSTFRGEAHMQNLNIDNPPLQLMNQVQESVEVSTEFNYQRQEAVDDKAIPIENQSNIYDNDSGLTPSERAPKSVISSPIKGYPLYRQDFKPKPKPSNEITREYIPKIGMTTYKIVPPKSLEILKDCESDAMSDIKGQDGVTLEMSPQSKNSKEFGVQTEILWGSKNTSQSESGLKYEPALAVNDQLHKTNRIIDSVSTSELRVTTESTQIETEASKPSIGNGITPLMLSSGNTNSSPETQEKSSVFSPTMKPSSFYLQMQRRASGHYVTSAIARSVSAAASPTQREATNTERDKKLTSSDQSFFPLHKTHNFPAQLNEEEDDNEKKTDTFTSVKTAKPLSFPSCQPATLNLRTLRTFAIPKPYSSSRPSPFALAVSSAIKRSQSFSKQHAISSQPSKEKSPVELSSATSTGDVKNQFLQTLTRGSQHNMIDKKSTCTNSEQNSQVQSSADHPTSVFERETALTFQSSDREQIHQSLLAAIRSGEAAAKLKRVAAPSNTISVNRRSRLSHSFPTEEKYNH from the exons CAAACAATAAGAGTGGTAGTAAACTACAAGAGAACACAGAAGACAGTAATGAGAGTGAGTCCACATGAACCTCTGCAAGAGTTCATACCAATTATCTGTAGCAAATGTGAGTTTGATCCTTTGCACACTGTATTGCTGAAGAACTACCAGTCTCAGGAGCCCCTTGATGTAACAAAATCTCTTAATGACCTTGGACTAAGGGAATTATATGCAATGGATGTCAATAAAG CCACTTCAGCTGCTAACTTCAATTTATCATCTTTACGAG ACTCCTGCCAAATTTCTCAAAACCCAGATACtttgaaggagagagaaaataaaggaTTTTTCAGCTTTTTTCAGCGAAGTAAGAAGAAACGTGAACAA actgccagtgccccagcaacTCCACTGATGAGCAAACCCAGGCCAACTTTCATCAACAGATCTAACACGATTTCCAAGCAATATGACTCTAACACATTGCCATCTGAAATGCCAAAGAAGCGAAGAGCACCCTTGCCTCCAATGCCTGCATCTCAAAGTGTCCCACAGGATCTTGAACATACCCAAGTGAGACACACACCATCTTGTGTTGTGAAATCTAGTAGTGTTGATGACAATGAACAG gGTCAGTTGAGACTAGGAATAGTGAGAACAGGTTCTCTGCAGCTCAGTGGCACATCATCTGTTAACTCCTCTTTGAGAAGAACTAAGCGCAAAGCGCCCTCTCCACCCTCTAGAATACCACAAGACCAAAGTGACAACAGTAAAAGAACTG TATCAGAGTCTGCAGAATCAACCCCTGTAGAAAGTATTGTGGAAGAAAGAGATACAGAAGTACTGTTTCCAACAG GCAATAAAGTTGATATAACCAGAGCCGCAGTGCCATCATGTGCCTCTCGTTGCTTAGATGCAACCAATCATGAACAAAACACTCTCCAGCAAGTAACTGATGAAACTAACCTTACTGGTAACACTGGCTGTCCTGATGCAACTGAAATGCCTTCTAAAT CTGGAATTTGCTCTGAATATATCCTGGATGAGATCAGTGAAAAGGAAGAGAAGAATATACAGCACAAAGAGGAAAGTGAAAGTGCAGATACCTTTCTTACGACACAAGAGATTTCTGCCTCCTTCATTTCTATTGATGTACCACTAGATATTGAAAAAAATGATTCTGCTTCATCATCTTCAATTCCTGGCAGTGGTTCTGTAGATAACTTTCAAAGTTCCAgggaagaaaaacaagaaaatatgAGCACAGATGGCAA AGGACCACACAGTAAGATAGATGGTGAACAAATTACATTTGAAAATGACGAGAAGTTGGGAATATTGGATCCAAACAAAATTTATG atcatAGTGGCACAAGATTCCTTCTAGCAACcacaggagaaaaagaaaatctaTGTAAGATGGGAGAAATTAATACAGCAGAtgtcagagaaaaaaataagcttGAAGTTGACAAACTATCAAACAGCCAAGAGTATAACAATGACATCTCTACAAATCAGGATGATAATCCTCAAGTGAATCTAGGGATACAAGTTTGGAAGCTAAATCAAACGAACATGGAGATAGTAAAAACTCAGGATGTTGCAATTCAGACAACTCCATCTGATAATAGGTTTGGCAGGACTACACTAAGTGAAATGATTGTCCTTCAAGATTGTGAGTCATCCACCTTCAGAGGAGAAGCCCACATGCAGAATTTGAATATAGACAATCCACCTTTGCAGTTGATGAACCAGGTGCAAGAGTCTGTAGAAGTATCAACAGAATTCAACTATCAGAGACAAGAAGCTGTGGATGACAAAGCAATTCCCATAGAAAATCAAAGTAATATATATGATAATGACAGTGGTCTTACCCCATCAGAGAGAGCTCCAAAAAGTGTAATTAGTTCTCCTATTAAAGGTTACCCACTTTATAGACAAGACTTCaaacctaaacctaaaccctCTAATGAAATTACAAGAGAATATATCCCCAAAATTGGAATGACTACTTATAAAATAGTGCCTCCAAAATCCTTGGAAATACTGAAAGATTGCGAGTCGGATGCTATGTCAGACATTAAGGGTCAGGATGGAGTCACCTTGGAAATGTCCCCACAGTCAAAGAATTCAAAAGAATTTGGAGTGCAAACTGAAATTCTTTGGGGTTCAAAAAATACCAGTCAGTCAGAGTCTGGTTTAAAATATGAACCTGCTTTAGCAGTGAATGATCAGCTGCACAAAACTAACAGAATTATTGACAGTGTCTCAACTTCTGAACTTCGGGTTACTACTGAAAGCACGCAAATAGAAACAGAGGCTTCCAAACCCAGCATAGGcaatggcataactccattgatgcTAAGCTCAGGTAACACAAATTCTTCACCTGAGACTCAAGAAAAATCAAGTGTTTTCAGTCCTACAATGAAACCTAGTTCTTTTTACTTACAGATGCAAAGAAGGGCTTCAGGTCATTATGTAACATCTGCAATTGCCAGAAGTGTCAGTGCTGCTGCTAGTCCTACTCAAAGAGAGGCTACgaatacagagagagacaaaaaattgACATCATCAGATCAGTCTTTTTTTCCTTTACATAAAACACATAATTTCCCTGCTCAATTAAATGAAGAAGAGGATGATAATGAGAAAAAAACTGACACTTTCACTTCTGTCAAAACTGCTAAACCTTTGAGTTTTCCCTCCTGTCAGCCAGCAACATTGAACTTAAGAACTCTTAGAACTTTTGCCATTCCAAAACCATATTCCAGTTCTAGGCCATCCCCCTTTGCTCTTGCTGTCTCATCGGCAATCAAAAGATCACAGTCATTCAGTAAACAGCATGCCATCAGTAGCCAGCCATCAAAAGAGAAATCTCCTGTTGAACTATCCTCAGCAACTTCCACAGGAGATGTGAAGAACCAATTTTTACAGACCTTAACAAGAGGTTCACAACACAATATGATAGATAAG AAAAGTACCTGTACAAACAGTGAACAAAACAGCCAGGTGCAATCTTCAGCTGACCACCCAACTTCTGTTTTTGAGAGAGAAACTGCTTTAACGTTCCAGAGCTCTGACCGAGAACAGATCCACCAGAGTCTGCTGGCTGCTATCCGCTCtggagaagctgctgccaaattaaAAAGG GTTGCTGCTCCATCAAATACTATATCTGTCAATAGAAGATCCAGGCTCAGTCACTCATTTCCCACAGAAGAAAAATATAACCATTAG
- the COBLL1 gene encoding cordon-bleu protein-like 1 isoform X2 — protein sequence MEQKENITDKDIELSVVLPGDVIKSTIVNGSKPMMDLLIFLCAQYHLNPSSYTIDLISAEKRQIKFKPNTPIGMLEVDKVILKPKHMDKKKPTPIMPEQTIRVVVNYKRTQKTVMRVSPHEPLQEFIPIICSKCEFDPLHTVLLKNYQSQEPLDVTKSLNDLGLRELYAMDVNKATSAANFNLSSLRDSCQISQNPDTLKERENKGFFSFFQRSKKKREQTASAPATPLMSKPRPTFINRSNTISKQYDSNTLPSEMPKKRRAPLPPMPASQSVPQDLEHTQVRHTPSCVVKSSSVDDNEQGQLRLGIVRTGSLQLSGTSSVNSSLRRTKRKAPSPPSRIPQDQSDNSKRTVSESAESTPVESIVEERDTEVLFPTGNKVDITRAAVPSCASRCLDATNHEQNTLQQVTDETNLTGNTGCPDATEMPSKSGICSEYILDEISEKEEKNIQHKEESESADTFLTTQEISASFISIDVPLDIEKNDSASSSSIPGSGSVDNFQSSREEKQENMSTDGKGPHSKIDGEQITFENDEKLGILDPNKIYDHSGTRFLLATTGEKENLCKMGEINTADVREKNKLEVDKLSNSQEYNNDISTNQDDNPQVNLGIQVWKLNQTNMEIVKTQDVAIQTTPSDNRFGRTTLSEMIVLQDCESSTFRGEAHMQNLNIDNPPLQLMNQVQESVEVSTEFNYQRQEAVDDKAIPIENQSNIYDNDSGLTPSERAPKSVISSPIKGYPLYRQDFKPKPKPSNEITREYIPKIGMTTYKIVPPKSLEILKDCESDAMSDIKGQDGVTLEMSPQSKNSKEFGVQTEILWGSKNTSQSESGLKYEPALAVNDQLHKTNRIIDSVSTSELRVTTESTQIETEASKPSIGNGITPLMLSSGNTNSSPETQEKSSVFSPTMKPSSFYLQMQRRASGHYVTSAIARSVSAAASPTQREATNTERDKKLTSSDQSFFPLHKTHNFPAQLNEEEDDNEKKTDTFTSVKTAKPLSFPSCQPATLNLRTLRTFAIPKPYSSSRPSPFALAVSSAIKRSQSFSKQHAISSQPSKEKSPVELSSATSTGDVKNQFLQTLTRGSQHNMIDKSSDREQIHQSLLAAIRSGEAAAKLKRVAAPSNTISVNRRSRLSHSFPTEEKYNH from the exons CAAACAATAAGAGTGGTAGTAAACTACAAGAGAACACAGAAGACAGTAATGAGAGTGAGTCCACATGAACCTCTGCAAGAGTTCATACCAATTATCTGTAGCAAATGTGAGTTTGATCCTTTGCACACTGTATTGCTGAAGAACTACCAGTCTCAGGAGCCCCTTGATGTAACAAAATCTCTTAATGACCTTGGACTAAGGGAATTATATGCAATGGATGTCAATAAAG CCACTTCAGCTGCTAACTTCAATTTATCATCTTTACGAG ACTCCTGCCAAATTTCTCAAAACCCAGATACtttgaaggagagagaaaataaaggaTTTTTCAGCTTTTTTCAGCGAAGTAAGAAGAAACGTGAACAA actgccagtgccccagcaacTCCACTGATGAGCAAACCCAGGCCAACTTTCATCAACAGATCTAACACGATTTCCAAGCAATATGACTCTAACACATTGCCATCTGAAATGCCAAAGAAGCGAAGAGCACCCTTGCCTCCAATGCCTGCATCTCAAAGTGTCCCACAGGATCTTGAACATACCCAAGTGAGACACACACCATCTTGTGTTGTGAAATCTAGTAGTGTTGATGACAATGAACAG gGTCAGTTGAGACTAGGAATAGTGAGAACAGGTTCTCTGCAGCTCAGTGGCACATCATCTGTTAACTCCTCTTTGAGAAGAACTAAGCGCAAAGCGCCCTCTCCACCCTCTAGAATACCACAAGACCAAAGTGACAACAGTAAAAGAACTG TATCAGAGTCTGCAGAATCAACCCCTGTAGAAAGTATTGTGGAAGAAAGAGATACAGAAGTACTGTTTCCAACAG GCAATAAAGTTGATATAACCAGAGCCGCAGTGCCATCATGTGCCTCTCGTTGCTTAGATGCAACCAATCATGAACAAAACACTCTCCAGCAAGTAACTGATGAAACTAACCTTACTGGTAACACTGGCTGTCCTGATGCAACTGAAATGCCTTCTAAAT CTGGAATTTGCTCTGAATATATCCTGGATGAGATCAGTGAAAAGGAAGAGAAGAATATACAGCACAAAGAGGAAAGTGAAAGTGCAGATACCTTTCTTACGACACAAGAGATTTCTGCCTCCTTCATTTCTATTGATGTACCACTAGATATTGAAAAAAATGATTCTGCTTCATCATCTTCAATTCCTGGCAGTGGTTCTGTAGATAACTTTCAAAGTTCCAgggaagaaaaacaagaaaatatgAGCACAGATGGCAA AGGACCACACAGTAAGATAGATGGTGAACAAATTACATTTGAAAATGACGAGAAGTTGGGAATATTGGATCCAAACAAAATTTATG atcatAGTGGCACAAGATTCCTTCTAGCAACcacaggagaaaaagaaaatctaTGTAAGATGGGAGAAATTAATACAGCAGAtgtcagagaaaaaaataagcttGAAGTTGACAAACTATCAAACAGCCAAGAGTATAACAATGACATCTCTACAAATCAGGATGATAATCCTCAAGTGAATCTAGGGATACAAGTTTGGAAGCTAAATCAAACGAACATGGAGATAGTAAAAACTCAGGATGTTGCAATTCAGACAACTCCATCTGATAATAGGTTTGGCAGGACTACACTAAGTGAAATGATTGTCCTTCAAGATTGTGAGTCATCCACCTTCAGAGGAGAAGCCCACATGCAGAATTTGAATATAGACAATCCACCTTTGCAGTTGATGAACCAGGTGCAAGAGTCTGTAGAAGTATCAACAGAATTCAACTATCAGAGACAAGAAGCTGTGGATGACAAAGCAATTCCCATAGAAAATCAAAGTAATATATATGATAATGACAGTGGTCTTACCCCATCAGAGAGAGCTCCAAAAAGTGTAATTAGTTCTCCTATTAAAGGTTACCCACTTTATAGACAAGACTTCaaacctaaacctaaaccctCTAATGAAATTACAAGAGAATATATCCCCAAAATTGGAATGACTACTTATAAAATAGTGCCTCCAAAATCCTTGGAAATACTGAAAGATTGCGAGTCGGATGCTATGTCAGACATTAAGGGTCAGGATGGAGTCACCTTGGAAATGTCCCCACAGTCAAAGAATTCAAAAGAATTTGGAGTGCAAACTGAAATTCTTTGGGGTTCAAAAAATACCAGTCAGTCAGAGTCTGGTTTAAAATATGAACCTGCTTTAGCAGTGAATGATCAGCTGCACAAAACTAACAGAATTATTGACAGTGTCTCAACTTCTGAACTTCGGGTTACTACTGAAAGCACGCAAATAGAAACAGAGGCTTCCAAACCCAGCATAGGcaatggcataactccattgatgcTAAGCTCAGGTAACACAAATTCTTCACCTGAGACTCAAGAAAAATCAAGTGTTTTCAGTCCTACAATGAAACCTAGTTCTTTTTACTTACAGATGCAAAGAAGGGCTTCAGGTCATTATGTAACATCTGCAATTGCCAGAAGTGTCAGTGCTGCTGCTAGTCCTACTCAAAGAGAGGCTACgaatacagagagagacaaaaaattgACATCATCAGATCAGTCTTTTTTTCCTTTACATAAAACACATAATTTCCCTGCTCAATTAAATGAAGAAGAGGATGATAATGAGAAAAAAACTGACACTTTCACTTCTGTCAAAACTGCTAAACCTTTGAGTTTTCCCTCCTGTCAGCCAGCAACATTGAACTTAAGAACTCTTAGAACTTTTGCCATTCCAAAACCATATTCCAGTTCTAGGCCATCCCCCTTTGCTCTTGCTGTCTCATCGGCAATCAAAAGATCACAGTCATTCAGTAAACAGCATGCCATCAGTAGCCAGCCATCAAAAGAGAAATCTCCTGTTGAACTATCCTCAGCAACTTCCACAGGAGATGTGAAGAACCAATTTTTACAGACCTTAACAAGAGGTTCACAACACAATATGATAGATAAG AGCTCTGACCGAGAACAGATCCACCAGAGTCTGCTGGCTGCTATCCGCTCtggagaagctgctgccaaattaaAAAGG GTTGCTGCTCCATCAAATACTATATCTGTCAATAGAAGATCCAGGCTCAGTCACTCATTTCCCACAGAAGAAAAATATAACCATTAG
- the COBLL1 gene encoding cordon-bleu protein-like 1 isoform X3 encodes MEQKENITDKDIELSVVLPGDVIKSTIVNGSKPMMDLLIFLCAQYHLNPSSYTIDLISAEKRQIKFKPNTPIGMLEVDKVILKPKHMDKKKPTPIMPEQTIRVVVNYKRTQKTVMRVSPHEPLQEFIPIICSKCEFDPLHTVLLKNYQSQEPLDVTKSLNDLGLRELYAMDVNKATSAANFNLSSLRDSCQISQNPDTLKERENKGFFSFFQRSKKKREQTASAPATPLMSKPRPTFINRSNTISKQYDSNTLPSEMPKKRRAPLPPMPASQSVPQDLEHTQVRHTPSCVVKSSSVDDNEQGQLRLGIVRTGSLQLSGTSSVNSSLRRTKRKAPSPPSRIPQDQSDNSKRTVSESAESTPVESIVEERDTEVLFPTAGICSEYILDEISEKEEKNIQHKEESESADTFLTTQEISASFISIDVPLDIEKNDSASSSSIPGSGSVDNFQSSREEKQENMSTDGKGPHSKIDGEQITFENDEKLGILDPNKIYDHSGTRFLLATTGEKENLCKMGEINTADVREKNKLEVDKLSNSQEYNNDISTNQDDNPQVNLGIQVWKLNQTNMEIVKTQDVAIQTTPSDNRFGRTTLSEMIVLQDCESSTFRGEAHMQNLNIDNPPLQLMNQVQESVEVSTEFNYQRQEAVDDKAIPIENQSNIYDNDSGLTPSERAPKSVISSPIKGYPLYRQDFKPKPKPSNEITREYIPKIGMTTYKIVPPKSLEILKDCESDAMSDIKGQDGVTLEMSPQSKNSKEFGVQTEILWGSKNTSQSESGLKYEPALAVNDQLHKTNRIIDSVSTSELRVTTESTQIETEASKPSIGNGITPLMLSSGNTNSSPETQEKSSVFSPTMKPSSFYLQMQRRASGHYVTSAIARSVSAAASPTQREATNTERDKKLTSSDQSFFPLHKTHNFPAQLNEEEDDNEKKTDTFTSVKTAKPLSFPSCQPATLNLRTLRTFAIPKPYSSSRPSPFALAVSSAIKRSQSFSKQHAISSQPSKEKSPVELSSATSTGDVKNQFLQTLTRGSQHNMIDKKSTCTNSEQNSQVQSSADHPTSVFERETALTFQSSDREQIHQSLLAAIRSGEAAAKLKRVAAPSNTISVNRRSRLSHSFPTEEKYNH; translated from the exons CAAACAATAAGAGTGGTAGTAAACTACAAGAGAACACAGAAGACAGTAATGAGAGTGAGTCCACATGAACCTCTGCAAGAGTTCATACCAATTATCTGTAGCAAATGTGAGTTTGATCCTTTGCACACTGTATTGCTGAAGAACTACCAGTCTCAGGAGCCCCTTGATGTAACAAAATCTCTTAATGACCTTGGACTAAGGGAATTATATGCAATGGATGTCAATAAAG CCACTTCAGCTGCTAACTTCAATTTATCATCTTTACGAG ACTCCTGCCAAATTTCTCAAAACCCAGATACtttgaaggagagagaaaataaaggaTTTTTCAGCTTTTTTCAGCGAAGTAAGAAGAAACGTGAACAA actgccagtgccccagcaacTCCACTGATGAGCAAACCCAGGCCAACTTTCATCAACAGATCTAACACGATTTCCAAGCAATATGACTCTAACACATTGCCATCTGAAATGCCAAAGAAGCGAAGAGCACCCTTGCCTCCAATGCCTGCATCTCAAAGTGTCCCACAGGATCTTGAACATACCCAAGTGAGACACACACCATCTTGTGTTGTGAAATCTAGTAGTGTTGATGACAATGAACAG gGTCAGTTGAGACTAGGAATAGTGAGAACAGGTTCTCTGCAGCTCAGTGGCACATCATCTGTTAACTCCTCTTTGAGAAGAACTAAGCGCAAAGCGCCCTCTCCACCCTCTAGAATACCACAAGACCAAAGTGACAACAGTAAAAGAACTG TATCAGAGTCTGCAGAATCAACCCCTGTAGAAAGTATTGTGGAAGAAAGAGATACAGAAGTACTGTTTCCAACAG CTGGAATTTGCTCTGAATATATCCTGGATGAGATCAGTGAAAAGGAAGAGAAGAATATACAGCACAAAGAGGAAAGTGAAAGTGCAGATACCTTTCTTACGACACAAGAGATTTCTGCCTCCTTCATTTCTATTGATGTACCACTAGATATTGAAAAAAATGATTCTGCTTCATCATCTTCAATTCCTGGCAGTGGTTCTGTAGATAACTTTCAAAGTTCCAgggaagaaaaacaagaaaatatgAGCACAGATGGCAA AGGACCACACAGTAAGATAGATGGTGAACAAATTACATTTGAAAATGACGAGAAGTTGGGAATATTGGATCCAAACAAAATTTATG atcatAGTGGCACAAGATTCCTTCTAGCAACcacaggagaaaaagaaaatctaTGTAAGATGGGAGAAATTAATACAGCAGAtgtcagagaaaaaaataagcttGAAGTTGACAAACTATCAAACAGCCAAGAGTATAACAATGACATCTCTACAAATCAGGATGATAATCCTCAAGTGAATCTAGGGATACAAGTTTGGAAGCTAAATCAAACGAACATGGAGATAGTAAAAACTCAGGATGTTGCAATTCAGACAACTCCATCTGATAATAGGTTTGGCAGGACTACACTAAGTGAAATGATTGTCCTTCAAGATTGTGAGTCATCCACCTTCAGAGGAGAAGCCCACATGCAGAATTTGAATATAGACAATCCACCTTTGCAGTTGATGAACCAGGTGCAAGAGTCTGTAGAAGTATCAACAGAATTCAACTATCAGAGACAAGAAGCTGTGGATGACAAAGCAATTCCCATAGAAAATCAAAGTAATATATATGATAATGACAGTGGTCTTACCCCATCAGAGAGAGCTCCAAAAAGTGTAATTAGTTCTCCTATTAAAGGTTACCCACTTTATAGACAAGACTTCaaacctaaacctaaaccctCTAATGAAATTACAAGAGAATATATCCCCAAAATTGGAATGACTACTTATAAAATAGTGCCTCCAAAATCCTTGGAAATACTGAAAGATTGCGAGTCGGATGCTATGTCAGACATTAAGGGTCAGGATGGAGTCACCTTGGAAATGTCCCCACAGTCAAAGAATTCAAAAGAATTTGGAGTGCAAACTGAAATTCTTTGGGGTTCAAAAAATACCAGTCAGTCAGAGTCTGGTTTAAAATATGAACCTGCTTTAGCAGTGAATGATCAGCTGCACAAAACTAACAGAATTATTGACAGTGTCTCAACTTCTGAACTTCGGGTTACTACTGAAAGCACGCAAATAGAAACAGAGGCTTCCAAACCCAGCATAGGcaatggcataactccattgatgcTAAGCTCAGGTAACACAAATTCTTCACCTGAGACTCAAGAAAAATCAAGTGTTTTCAGTCCTACAATGAAACCTAGTTCTTTTTACTTACAGATGCAAAGAAGGGCTTCAGGTCATTATGTAACATCTGCAATTGCCAGAAGTGTCAGTGCTGCTGCTAGTCCTACTCAAAGAGAGGCTACgaatacagagagagacaaaaaattgACATCATCAGATCAGTCTTTTTTTCCTTTACATAAAACACATAATTTCCCTGCTCAATTAAATGAAGAAGAGGATGATAATGAGAAAAAAACTGACACTTTCACTTCTGTCAAAACTGCTAAACCTTTGAGTTTTCCCTCCTGTCAGCCAGCAACATTGAACTTAAGAACTCTTAGAACTTTTGCCATTCCAAAACCATATTCCAGTTCTAGGCCATCCCCCTTTGCTCTTGCTGTCTCATCGGCAATCAAAAGATCACAGTCATTCAGTAAACAGCATGCCATCAGTAGCCAGCCATCAAAAGAGAAATCTCCTGTTGAACTATCCTCAGCAACTTCCACAGGAGATGTGAAGAACCAATTTTTACAGACCTTAACAAGAGGTTCACAACACAATATGATAGATAAG AAAAGTACCTGTACAAACAGTGAACAAAACAGCCAGGTGCAATCTTCAGCTGACCACCCAACTTCTGTTTTTGAGAGAGAAACTGCTTTAACGTTCCAGAGCTCTGACCGAGAACAGATCCACCAGAGTCTGCTGGCTGCTATCCGCTCtggagaagctgctgccaaattaaAAAGG GTTGCTGCTCCATCAAATACTATATCTGTCAATAGAAGATCCAGGCTCAGTCACTCATTTCCCACAGAAGAAAAATATAACCATTAG